A segment of the Roseomonas haemaphysalidis genome:
ATCATGATGATGGTGGTGCCGCCGGCGTTCAGCCGGAACAAGAGCGCCAGGATCTGGTCCACCTCGGCATGCGACAGGCCGGCCATCGCCTCGTCCACGATCAGCAGCTCGGGGCGCAGCGCCGTGGCGCGGGCCAGTTCCAGGCGGCGCAGTTCCACCTGCGTCAGCTCCTTCGGCATGCGGTGCGCCTTGGCGGCGAGTTCGACGCTCTCCAGGCAAGCCAGGGCGGCCTCGTCGCTGGCCGTCTCGCGCCCGGCATAGGCCAGGGGGACGCGGATGTTCTCCAAGACCGAAAGCCCCTTGAAGGGTCGTGGCAACTGGAAGGTGCGGGCGAGGCCGCGCCGCGCCCGCTCATGCGGCTTCAGCCCTTGCAAGGGCTGGCCCTTGAAGGAGAAAGCGCCATCATGGCCGGCGAAGGCTCCCGCGAGGCAATTCGTAAACGTGCTCTTGCCCGAGCCGTTGGGGCCGATCAGCCCCAGCCGCTCGCCGGCGCGCACTTCGAGCTCGATGCCGGACAAGGCGGTGAAGCCGCCGAAGCGCTTGCCGACGCCCTGGGCGTGCAGGACCACGTTGCTCATGCGCGCCTCCGGAACAGGCCGACGATGCCGTGCGGCGCGGCGCAGACGAAGACCACCAGCACCACGCCCACGATCATCAGGTTGGCGGCCGACGAGATGGTGACGGTCGCCACCTGCTGCAGGGTCGCCAGTAGCACCGCGCCGATCACCGGCCCGGCCCAGGAGGCGGTGCCGCCGATCAGCGGCATGGCGATGGCATTGACCGCGTAGGACAGGCCGAAGGCCGAGTTCGGTTCGACATAGGAGCCGAGGAAGGGCAGCGGCGCGCCGGCCACCGCCATCATGGCGCCACTGATGCTGGTGGCGAGCAGCTTGAGGCGCAGCGTCGGCACGCCGCTGGCCTCGGCCGCCGCCTCGTCGTCACGCAGCGCGGCGAGGCCGAGGCCCAGCTTCGAGCACTCGATGCTGCGCGCGATGGCGACGCTGGCCGCGGCCAGCACCACCACCACGGCGCAGAGGTAGCCGCCATAGCTTTCGAAGCCGAAGGGCACCTCGCGCGGGCGGATGACGTAGGCGCCGCGGGAGCCGCCCACGTAGCTCCAATTCACCACGATGGTCTGCAACACGACGGAGAGGCACAGCGTCGCGATGGCGAAATAGGCACCGCGCAGCCGCAGCGTCAGCACGCCGGTGCCGAAGCCGAGCGCGCCCCCCACCAGCGCCGCGAGCCCGATGCAGGGCAGCAGCCCGAGGCCCATCGCCTTGCCGAAGGCGACCGTGGCATAGGCGCCGGCGGCGAAAAAGGCGGCGGCGCCGAAGTTCACGTAGCCCGCATAGCCGCCCAGGATGTTCCAGGCGGTCGCCAGCACGACGTATTGCAGCACGAAGGTGGCGGCGAAGAAGGCGTATTCGCTGCCGAAGCCGCGCAGCGCCAGGATCAGCAGCGCGGCCACGGCGGCGGAGGCCAGCCAGAACCCCGCATGGCCCAGCCGGCGCGGCGCGCGGGCGGCGGGCGAGGGCAGCACGGCGCCGCTCATGCCACGCGCCCGAACAGGCCCTGTGGCCGCACCGCCAGCACCAGCAAGAGGCAGCCGAAGGCCACGGCCGGCGACCAGGAGGGACCGAAGAAGGTGGCCGTCACGTTCTCCAGCACGCCGAAGGCCAGCGCCGCCAGCACGCAGCCGCCGAGCGAGGACAGCCCGCCCATGATGACGATGGCGAAGACGCGGCCGATGAAGACATGCCCCGACCAGGCATCGACCGGCTGCACCACCACCAGCGCGCCGCCCGCCAGCCCCGCGAAGGCGATGGAGATGCCGAAGGCGAGGCGCTTGATGCGGATGGGGTCGATCGCCAGCAGGCGCAGCGCCTCACGGTCCTGTGCCACGGCGGCGATGGCCCGGCCGGTGAAGCTGCGGCGCAGGAACAGCGCCAGGCCGCCGATGGCCGCCAGCGCCACGGCGGCCGGCACCAGCATGCGCAGCGGCAGGTCGATCTCGCCCATGCGCCAAGTGGTGGCGGCGTAGGCGGCATCGGCGAAGTGCTGCTCCGGCCCCACGGCGAGGACCAGTCCGACCTCGATGATGAACATCACGCCGAAGAAAAAGGCGAGGCCCTGGATCGCCTCGTCCCCCCGCCGCTCGAAGAAGTGGTGGTAGACCACGTAGAGCCCCGCCCCCGCCGCCCAGAAGGCGGGCGCCAGCAGGATGGACAGCAGCATGGGGTCCAGCCCCGTGGCCGCCCAAAGCAGCGCCACCACCAGCGCGCCCAGCACCATGAAGGCCGGATGCGCGATGTTGACGATGTCCAGCATGCCGAAGGAGACGGACAGCCCGGCGGCGGCGGCGGCATAAAGCCCGCCCAGCAGCAGCCCGGAGACGATGCCGTTGAGCAGGAGGGCGAGGTCCGGGTCCATCACGCCCCCGCGGTATAGGGCTTGCGCAGCTCGCCCGACTTGTAGCGCGGTGGGTACAGGATGACCTGCGTGCCCGGTTTGCGGAATTGCTCGATGCCGTTGCCCTGCACCCCCTGGTACTGGGTGTAGATGTTGCGCTCCTCCGCCCATTCGCCCAGCGCGTCGAAGCGCAGGGGGCCGATCACGGTGTCGAAGGACTGCGCATGCATGTCGGCCGCCAGCGCCGCCTGGTCGATGCGGCCGACGCGGGCGACCGACTGCTCCAGCACCTGCATCTGCGCATAGGCCAGCGGCGGCACGTAGAAGCCCAGCGCATCCGTGCCTTCCTTGGCCGCCAGCGGCTGGTAGCGCTCGATCAACGCCTGCGTGCCAGGGAACTGCAGCGTCGGTTCGGGCGCGTAGACGTCCCAGACCACGAGGTTGTTCAGGATGGGGCCGAGCTGCAGCTTCTGCGCGGTGATGTGCGGCCCGATCATCGGCCCGCCGAACATCGCGAAGTTGGCGCGCAGCTCGCTGGCCGCGCGCAGCATGCCGGCGGTATCCGGCGGGTAGGAACCGACATAGACGATGTCCGGCCGCGCTGCCTGCACGGAGCGGATGATCGGCCCGAAGTCGACGGTGGAGGGCGGGTAGGCGCGGTCATAGACCACCCGCAGCTTGTTCTGCTGCGCCAGGTATCGCGCGCTTTCCGCCGTGCGCTGGTGAAAGTCACTGTCCAGGTTGACGATGGCCACCGTGCGCGGCTTGGGGTCCATCGCCATGGCGATGTCGAAGAAGCCCTTGGCGAAGGTCTCCTTCACCTGGCTGCCGGCGGGGTTGATGGAAAAGTAGCGGTCGTACTTGAAGTCTGCATTCACGCCGGTGCCGAACAGGGAGACGAAGGCCATGCTCCGCTGCATCACCACCGGCATGGCCGGCGCGATGATGGCCGTGGCATAGCCCGACACCACGAGATCCACCTTATCCACGTCGATCAGCTTGGTGTAGATGCCCGGCACCTGGGCGCCGCTGCTCTGGTCGTCGTAATGCACCAGCTGCACCGGGCGGCCGAGCAGGCCGCCCCTGGCATTCACGTCCTCTGCCCAGATGCGGTGTGCCAGCAGCGCCGGGCGCCCGTTGCCCGCGAGGCCGCCGGACAGCGACATCGAGTAGCCGATGCGGATGGGCGGACCGGACGGCGCCACCTGTGCCCGCGCCATGGCCGGCACGGTGAGGACCGCCGCCAGTGCCGCGCGGCCGAGGCCGCGCCTGCTCAAGCCTTCCATGAACCGTCTCCCTGTTCGGCCGGAGGTCTGCGCCCCCTGGCGTCGTGGTGTTATTCGGCAGAAACCCTGGAAGGGTCGGCCCCGACGCGGCCACCCTTGTCGTGCGCCGCCCGGCGGGCGAGGCGGAAGTCGTAGCGCACGCTGGGCAGCGCCGGGTCCGGCGCGCCGTCCACGCCGGCGCGGGGCTGCACCACCAGCGATTCCGACACGCCGAATACGGTGTCGGAACCGATGTTCGGGTCGTCGCCGAGGTAGAGCGCCGTCACCAGCTCGCGGTATCCCTCGGCGCCGATCAGCATGTGGATGTGCGCGGGGCGGAAGCCGTGGCGCTGCTGCGCGCGCACCATGTCCCCCACTGGGCCATCCATCGGGATGGAGTAGCCCAGCGGCACCAGCGTGCGGATGGCGTAGCGGCCCTCGGCATCGGTGCGGAACTGGCCGCGCATGTCCATGGTGGTGGGGTCGTTGGCCTGCAGGTCGTAGGCGCCGTCGGCGTCGGTGGACCAGATTTCCACGACCGCGTCCGGCACGCCCTCGCCCTGCTCGTTCAGCACGGTGCCGAACAGCATCATCTCCGGCCCCGCGGCATGCACGGCGATGCTCTCGCCATAGCCGAACTTCGGCGAGGCCTCGCGGTAGAAGGGGCCGAGCAGGCTGGTCTCGGTCGCCTCCCCCACGCGGTTCTCGCTGTCGTCCATCAGGTTGACCAGCCGCGACAGGCCCAGCGTGTCCGACAGCAGGATGAACTCCTGCCGGTAGGGCGTGCAGGTCTGGCCCACCCTGGTCAGGAAGCCGATGGCGCCGAGCCATTCCTCCGGCGTCAGCTTCACCTCGCGGGCGAAATCGTGCAAGTGGCGCACGAGGCTGTCCATCACCTCCCGCAGGCGCGGGTCGGGGGTGGTGGCCATCTGCGCGATCACCGCCTCGGTCACGGTGTTCTGGTCCAGGTCAGCCATTCTCGTCGTCCTCCAGCCCGGGCCGGTCCTTGCCGGCCAGCCCTTGGCGCATGCTTGGCGGTTCTAGTCCGGCCGGATGCCGGCGGCGGCGATCACCGGCCGCCACTTGGCGATCTGCTCCCGCGTCACCCCGGCCAGCGCTTCCGGCGTGCCGCCGGTGGGCTCGACGCCCTGGGCGCGCAGGTTGGCCAGCGCCGCCGGGTCGGCCAGCAGGGCGTTGGTGATGCGGTTCAGGCGCTGCACGATCTCGCCCGGCATTCGGGCGGGGCCGAACAGGTTCCACAGTCCCTCCACCACGAAGTCGTCGACGCCAGCCTCGGCCATGGTCGGCACCGCCGGCAGGCTGGACACGCGCCTGGCGGAGGTCACGGCCAGGGCCACCAGCGTGCCGGCGTCCAGATGCGGCTTCAGGCCCAGCGGGTGGTAGAACATCGCGTCCACCCGCCCGGCCAGCAGGTCGGTCACGCCTTGGCCAGCGTTGCGGTAGGGCACGTGGTCGGTCTTCAGGCCGGTGCGCAGGTTCAGCATCGCCTGGCTGAGATGCCCGGTGGTGCCGTTGCCGGCGGAAGCGATGGACAGTGGCCGCTGCCGCCCGAGCGCCAGCAGTTGCGCGACGGAGGCCACGCCCAGTTCCGGACGCACCGCCAGCACCGTCGGCGTGGTGACAAAGGGCGCGATGGGCGTGAAGTCGCGCACCGGGTCGAAGCCCAGCTCGGGGAACAGGCTGGCGTTGATGCCGTGCGTGCCGTTGGTGGCCAGCAGCAGAGTGTAGCCATCGCCCGCCGCCTGTGCCACGGCCTGTGCCCCCACGTTGCCGCCGGCGCCCGCGCGGTTGTCCACCACCACCGGCTGCCCCAGGTCGCGGCCGATCGCGTCGGCCAGGATGCGGCCGAGGATGTCCGTGGTGGTGCCGGCGGCAAAGGGCACGACAAGGCGGATGGGGCGGTTGGGCCAGGGGGTCTGGGCCAGTGCTGCGGGGGCCAGTGCTGCGGGGGCCAGTGCGGCGCGGGCCAGCGGCAGGATGGCCAGGGCGCCCAGCAGGGTGCGGCGAGTGGTCATGCCGCCTGCTCCGCGCCGCCGGTCACGAAGCGGGACAGGTCCCGCGCCGCCACGCCGCGGCGCAGCAGCACGCAGTCATCCGGGAAGTCCTGTTGAAAGCGGGTTCCGCGGTCGATCAGCATGCCCAGGAAACGATCCAGGTGCCGCATGGCTCCGTTGGGCAGGTCGTGCAGCACCAGCGCCGTGCGGCCGGCGCACAGCGCCAGCGCGCGGTCCACCCAGCCATCCGGGTCGCGGAAGTCGCCGGGCACGGCGGTCCAGGTGACGCAGGTGTAGCCGCCGTCGCGGAGGTGCCGCAGCGCGGCGCGGTTCAACAGGTGCGGCCCCAGCGCGCCGCCGCCGCCCTGCGGGCGGAACAGCCGGTCCGGGTGCGACAGGTCGCCGATCAGCGCCTGGGTGCGGCCGATCTCGTCTTCCGCCACGCCGGGCGCCGCGCCGCCCAGCGGGGCGGCGTGCGACCAGGTGTGGTTGCCGATCCAGTGGCCCTCGGCATGCGCCCGCTCGGCCAGGGCGCGGTGCGCCGCCAGCTTGCGGCCCAGCACGAAGAAGGTGGCGCGCAGCCCGCGCGCCCGCAGCACGTCCAGCACCGCCGGCGTCGCGTCCGGCTCCGGCCCGTTGTCAAAGGACAGGGTGACGGTGCCGGGCATGGCGCGTCACGCCTCGTCTTCGACCGGGTTCGACAGGATGCCGATCCCCTCGATCTCGATCTCCGCCACGTCGCCCGCCTTCATGAAGACCGGCGGCTTGCGCGGGTAGCCGACGCCGCTGGGCGTGCCGGTCGCGATCACGTCGCCCGGCTCCAGCGTCATCACCTCCGACAGGATCGCCAGGATGCGGGGGACGGAGAAGATCATGTCGGACGTGTTGCTGTCCTGCATGGTCTGGCCGTTGAGGCGGGAGGTGATGCGCAAGGCGTTGGGCCCCTGCGGCAGCTCGTCCGGCGTGACGATCTCGGGGCCGAGCCCGCCGGTGCGGTCGAAGTTCTTGCCCATCGTCCACTGGCCGGACTTGCGCTGGTAGTCGCGCAGCGATCCCTCGTTCATGCAGGTATAGCCGGCCACGCAGGACAGAGCGTCCGCCTCGCTCAGGTGCCGGGCCCGGCGGCCGATGACGATGGCCAGCTCCGCCTCGTAGTCAAACTTGTCCGAGGCCTTCGGGCGCAGCAGCGGCGCGCCGTGCGCGGCCAGCGAGGTGGGACCGCGGAAGAAGACGGCGGGATAGTCGGGGATCGGGTTGTTCCCCTCCTTCGCGTGCTCGACATAGTTCAGGCCGATGCAGACGATCTTGCCGGGGCGCGGCACGACGGGCAGCAGCGTCAAGCCGGCCAGCGGCCGCGACGGCGCCCCCGGCAGCTTTGCCTGCAGCGCCGAGGCCGAGCCCGGCAGGTCCAGGGCGCCGATGGCGAGGTTCACGTCCTGCGGCAGGCCGGGCACCACGTCGGACAGGCGCACCACCGCGTCTCCGACCTTGGCGCCCAGGACGGCGCGGCCTTCCTGCTCATATGCGACGAGCCGCATGCGGCCATTCCCTCCCTTTGTCGTTCCGGAGAGGTTTCATCGAAAAGATGGCGGCGTCAAACGGAATCATCGATAAAATAACGATCCCCGCGGATGGATGCCGATGTTGCCAGTGCCCGACGAAGAACTGACCCTGGCCACCGCCGTGCATCGCCGGTTGCGGGAAGACATCCTGGCGGGCCGCCTGCCGCCTGGCTCGAAGCTGAAGCTGCGTGATCTGACAGGGTGCTACGGCGCCGGCGCCTCCCCCATGCGGGAAGCGCTGTCGAAGCTCGCGGCGGAAGGACTGGCGGAGCGACTGGAGCACCGGGGCTTCCGGGTGTCGCAGGCGCAGCCAGCCCAGCTCGCCGGGCTGATCCGATCCCGCGTGCTGGCGGAGGGCGCTGCGCTGCACGACGCGATCCAGCATGGCGACGCCGCCTGGGAAGAAGCGGTGCTGCTGGCCGAGCATCGCCTGAACCGCTTGGCACGCTCGCTGCACCCGGCGCGCTTTCTGGCCAATCCGGAATGGGAGGCCTGCCACCAGCAGTTCCATCAGGCCCTCCTGTCTGCCTGCCAAGCCCCGGCGTTGCTGGCCTTCTGCGAACGGCTGCGGGAGGAGGCTGGCCGATACCGTGCCCTGTCCAACACCAGGGCTTATCCGGACCGGGACGTGGCGGTGGAACACGCGGAGATCGCCCAGGCGACGATCCGCCGCGAGGCCGGCCGCGCCTGCGCCCTGCTGGCACAGCACTACGAGCGCACGGGCCGGATCGTGGGGACGGAAATGCAGGCGGTGCGGGGCAACGAGCCGGCGCATGCCGACGGGACGGCACCACGCGGACCGTGACGCATCTTGGTCCGAAGGACCAAGGCGGCGTCGTATCCCGGCAGGTCACCCGGCGAGAAGGTGTCGGATCTTCCGGACCGCGCTGTCAGGCGTCGTCAGCACGGTTTTGCCGGTCGCGGCGGCGATAGCGGGTGCCGCCGAAGCCAGGCTGAACTGCGCCAGCGCGATGGTATCGCAATCGGTCAGGCGACATGCCGCCTCCACCGCCAGTCGATCATGGGCAGCGACATCGCCGGCGTCGAGCGCCGGCAAGGCGCCCTCGACCCAAAGCGGCCGGAGATCGGTCCCGGGCGGAAACTCCGCCGGCATGGAGCGCAACGTCGGCGCGAAGCTGGCCAGCAGGCCGATGCGCCCACCGAGCGCCACGGCTTCTTCCACCATGGCCTCGTTCGGCTTCAGCACGGGGAGGGGATGCAGCGCCGCCTGGCAGGCTTCGATGCAAGGGCCGAACGCGGAGCAGGTGAAGAGGATGCCGTCGGCCCCGGCATCGACGGCATAGCGCGACAGGGTCAGAAACCGCGCAGTCATCGCCTGGTTCAGCGCACCGTCCCTGGCGAGGTCGGCCGAAAGGCTGTCGTCCAGCAGGTTCACCAAGGCTGCTTCTGGCCAAAGCCGGGCGAAGGCCTGTTCCACCGGAGGGGGCGAGTGGCGCAGGGCATGGATCAGGGCAATGCGCATGGAAGCTCCGCCTCCGGAGGAAATTCTGGTGGTTCAGCTTGGCTTGCCGGCGCCGGACTTCGGCACCGCCCGTCCCTGGATGCCTTGCCATGGCGCGCGAAGGCAAGCGGCAGCCCGCGCCATGCCCGGCCCGCTCACTCGGTTGCGTAGCGGCTGCGTGGCACCGGAATGCCCAGGTGCTCGCGCAGGGTGGTGCCGGTGTATGCCGTGCGGAACAACCCACGCCGCTGTAGTTCCGGCACCACATGGGCCACAAAGTCGTCCAGTGGCGACGGATAGAAAGGGAACAGCAGCATGAAGCCGTCGCACGCGCCGTTCTCGTACCATTCCTGCATGACGTCCGCGACCTGCACCGGCGAGCCGACCACCAAGTGGTGGCCCAGCGAAGCGGCCATGTAGCGTGCCACCTGACGGATGCTCAGC
Coding sequences within it:
- a CDS encoding ABC transporter ATP-binding protein yields the protein MSNVVLHAQGVGKRFGGFTALSGIELEVRAGERLGLIGPNGSGKSTFTNCLAGAFAGHDGAFSFKGQPLQGLKPHERARRGLARTFQLPRPFKGLSVLENIRVPLAYAGRETASDEAALACLESVELAAKAHRMPKELTQVELRRLELARATALRPELLIVDEAMAGLSHAEVDQILALLFRLNAGGTTIIMIEHVMRAVTEFSQRLAVLVAGRKVADGLPAEVLALPEVEEAYLGR
- a CDS encoding branched-chain amino acid ABC transporter permease, which encodes MSGAVLPSPAARAPRRLGHAGFWLASAAVAALLILALRGFGSEYAFFAATFVLQYVVLATAWNILGGYAGYVNFGAAAFFAAGAYATVAFGKAMGLGLLPCIGLAALVGGALGFGTGVLTLRLRGAYFAIATLCLSVVLQTIVVNWSYVGGSRGAYVIRPREVPFGFESYGGYLCAVVVVLAAASVAIARSIECSKLGLGLAALRDDEAAAEASGVPTLRLKLLATSISGAMMAVAGAPLPFLGSYVEPNSAFGLSYAVNAIAMPLIGGTASWAGPVIGAVLLATLQQVATVTISSAANLMIVGVVLVVFVCAAPHGIVGLFRRRA
- a CDS encoding branched-chain amino acid ABC transporter permease, encoding MDPDLALLLNGIVSGLLLGGLYAAAAAGLSVSFGMLDIVNIAHPAFMVLGALVVALLWAATGLDPMLLSILLAPAFWAAGAGLYVVYHHFFERRGDEAIQGLAFFFGVMFIIEVGLVLAVGPEQHFADAAYAATTWRMGEIDLPLRMLVPAAVALAAIGGLALFLRRSFTGRAIAAVAQDREALRLLAIDPIRIKRLAFGISIAFAGLAGGALVVVQPVDAWSGHVFIGRVFAIVIMGGLSSLGGCVLAALAFGVLENVTATFFGPSWSPAVAFGCLLLVLAVRPQGLFGRVA
- a CDS encoding amino acid ABC transporter substrate-binding protein → MEGLSRRGLGRAALAAVLTVPAMARAQVAPSGPPIRIGYSMSLSGGLAGNGRPALLAHRIWAEDVNARGGLLGRPVQLVHYDDQSSGAQVPGIYTKLIDVDKVDLVVSGYATAIIAPAMPVVMQRSMAFVSLFGTGVNADFKYDRYFSINPAGSQVKETFAKGFFDIAMAMDPKPRTVAIVNLDSDFHQRTAESARYLAQQNKLRVVYDRAYPPSTVDFGPIIRSVQAARPDIVYVGSYPPDTAGMLRAASELRANFAMFGGPMIGPHITAQKLQLGPILNNLVVWDVYAPEPTLQFPGTQALIERYQPLAAKEGTDALGFYVPPLAYAQMQVLEQSVARVGRIDQAALAADMHAQSFDTVIGPLRFDALGEWAEERNIYTQYQGVQGNGIEQFRKPGTQVILYPPRYKSGELRKPYTAGA
- a CDS encoding dioxygenase, with amino-acid sequence MADLDQNTVTEAVIAQMATTPDPRLREVMDSLVRHLHDFAREVKLTPEEWLGAIGFLTRVGQTCTPYRQEFILLSDTLGLSRLVNLMDDSENRVGEATETSLLGPFYREASPKFGYGESIAVHAAGPEMMLFGTVLNEQGEGVPDAVVEIWSTDADGAYDLQANDPTTMDMRGQFRTDAEGRYAIRTLVPLGYSIPMDGPVGDMVRAQQRHGFRPAHIHMLIGAEGYRELVTALYLGDDPNIGSDTVFGVSESLVVQPRAGVDGAPDPALPSVRYDFRLARRAAHDKGGRVGADPSRVSAE
- a CDS encoding Bug family tripartite tricarboxylate transporter substrate binding protein, which translates into the protein MTTRRTLLGALAILPLARAALAPAALAPAALAQTPWPNRPIRLVVPFAAGTTTDILGRILADAIGRDLGQPVVVDNRAGAGGNVGAQAVAQAAGDGYTLLLATNGTHGINASLFPELGFDPVRDFTPIAPFVTTPTVLAVRPELGVASVAQLLALGRQRPLSIASAGNGTTGHLSQAMLNLRTGLKTDHVPYRNAGQGVTDLLAGRVDAMFYHPLGLKPHLDAGTLVALAVTSARRVSSLPAVPTMAEAGVDDFVVEGLWNLFGPARMPGEIVQRLNRITNALLADPAALANLRAQGVEPTGGTPEALAGVTREQIAKWRPVIAAAGIRPD
- a CDS encoding polysaccharide deacetylase family protein, producing the protein MPGTVTLSFDNGPEPDATPAVLDVLRARGLRATFFVLGRKLAAHRALAERAHAEGHWIGNHTWSHAAPLGGAAPGVAEDEIGRTQALIGDLSHPDRLFRPQGGGGALGPHLLNRAALRHLRDGGYTCVTWTAVPGDFRDPDGWVDRALALCAGRTALVLHDLPNGAMRHLDRFLGMLIDRGTRFQQDFPDDCVLLRRGVAARDLSRFVTGGAEQAA
- a CDS encoding fumarylacetoacetate hydrolase family protein, producing MRLVAYEQEGRAVLGAKVGDAVVRLSDVVPGLPQDVNLAIGALDLPGSASALQAKLPGAPSRPLAGLTLLPVVPRPGKIVCIGLNYVEHAKEGNNPIPDYPAVFFRGPTSLAAHGAPLLRPKASDKFDYEAELAIVIGRRARHLSEADALSCVAGYTCMNEGSLRDYQRKSGQWTMGKNFDRTGGLGPEIVTPDELPQGPNALRITSRLNGQTMQDSNTSDMIFSVPRILAILSEVMTLEPGDVIATGTPSGVGYPRKPPVFMKAGDVAEIEIEGIGILSNPVEDEA
- a CDS encoding GntR family transcriptional regulator — translated: MLPVPDEELTLATAVHRRLREDILAGRLPPGSKLKLRDLTGCYGAGASPMREALSKLAAEGLAERLEHRGFRVSQAQPAQLAGLIRSRVLAEGAALHDAIQHGDAAWEEAVLLAEHRLNRLARSLHPARFLANPEWEACHQQFHQALLSACQAPALLAFCERLREEAGRYRALSNTRAYPDRDVAVEHAEIAQATIRREAGRACALLAQHYERTGRIVGTEMQAVRGNEPAHADGTAPRGP
- a CDS encoding aspartate/glutamate racemase family protein, whose product is MRIALIHALRHSPPPVEQAFARLWPEAALVNLLDDSLSADLARDGALNQAMTARFLTLSRYAVDAGADGILFTCSAFGPCIEACQAALHPLPVLKPNEAMVEEAVALGGRIGLLASFAPTLRSMPAEFPPGTDLRPLWVEGALPALDAGDVAAHDRLAVEAACRLTDCDTIALAQFSLASAAPAIAAATGKTVLTTPDSAVRKIRHLLAG